CCCAGTTCAAAATGCTTGCATCTTTTAATGGCCAGCATCCTCTTGGACCTGCAGTTAGGTTCGACACATTCAAGCCTCAGCACAATCTTCTTTGTGGTTTTAGCCTTCTTCCGGAAAATTGGCTTCGTCTGCCCACCATAGCCACTCTGCTTCCGATCGTAGCGCCTCTTTCCCTGGGCATACAGGGAATCCTTGCCCTTCTTATACTGGGTCACTTTGTGAGGCTGATGCTTTCCACACTTCTTACAGAAAGTCCTTCGGGTTTTCGGAACATTGACCATCTTTGCAGCAGGGCTGTCAGCACGATTCAAactggtaaacatttaaaattacagtgGCAGACGttaaacattttgaataaaacgttttaaaaattcaggaaaacattACAGCATTACATGTATCACTAAGGTATAGACCCACCAAGTACTCATTTCATATAAGAATAAATTACACAGAAAAGTGCACACCTTTTGGAATGCTTAAATTATCAGAGCATGTATAGAATGAGCCTCAATAAAAATTAGCATGCAATGCAGCAGCACAGGGGGCTCAGGAGCCAGTTTCCCCGTACAAAGCAAGTTCCTTTGGAGTTTAATTTACTGTGGCTAccccaaaagaaaagaagtggtgtctatctaattttctttctcagagaGGGCCAAAGCTAGAGCCTCCGGCTCTTCCTCGCACCCTCTTCCCCCACGTTCTAGCGCCCGGGCATTCCCGGTTCAGCGCGCGATACAGTGGCTTCGGCTACGGCCCGCCTACGCTCCTTCTCCGGGAACCAAATCAGTCTGGTTTCACTTTTCCTCTCAGGAGCAGAGCCACCCGTCAGAGCAGCCCTGAAGGCTGACGTGTCCTTAATATGTGCCTCCCGGCCCACTAGCCGCCATTCCTGAGACCCTTTCCAAAGGGAGAAACCAGTTCTTTGGCTCTAGCAAACCAGGCAGCGGGTCTCGCCCTCCAGTTCCCACAAGGGCCTCGTCCATCCCCAGGTTCCCAGCACTGGAGGCTCCTGCTGAGACGCTACACTACCGTCTTAGCTCACCGGCAAATCCGGCGTCCGCGATCCTCGCCTGGCCTtgcctcgcctcgcctcgcctcgctCGCGCCTAACAGGAAAGGGAGGAACGAGGCGGAAGCAGGAACTGTGCGTGAGCGACAGTACTAAAGGCCAATAGGCAGCAGGCAGCGGCGGCCTGGCGTCCCCGGACGCGTCCGGGAAGCTCCAACCAGGGGCCCAAGGGGCGGGCCGGAGGGGTGTGGGCCGGAGGGCCGCGGCGCTCCGCGGGCCAGTCGCGGCTTGTCAGAACGGTCGCCGCCGGAGTGGGGCGAGGCTGCGTCGCTCGGTCTTGGAGGTGTAGGGCCCGTGTAAGGATGAGAGCGCAGAGGACGCAGGGCCGCTGGAGGCGCAGGTAACCAAGCGGGAGTGCGGTGGGGCCGCTGCGGGGTTTCTTCCGGGACCCTTGCTGAATGGAGAGGACCGAGGCGATGCCGAGCCGCGGCTCCTAGCCGCGGGGCCGCTGCCCGAGCTGCAGCTGCCAGGCGAGGATGTGTGGAGCCCGGGCGGCGCGGGGGAGCTGAGACCCTTCGGGCCCCAGGACCCCCGGGGCCCGGGATGAGTTAGCTAGGGCAGCCGCGGGGTCCAGTTCCGACTGCCTCAGGCCAAGGCGACGGCCGCCACCCGCCCGCCCCTTCTGTGCAGAAGCCGCTAGCTCCTTTTCGCGCCCGCCCGCCAGCGCTCCCGGCCCTGGAGACCATGAGGTTCCGCATCTACAAGCGGAAGGTGCTGATCCTGACGCTCGTGGTGGCCGCCTGCGGCTTCGTCCTCTGGAGCAGCAATGGGCGACAAAGGAAAAACGAGGCCCTCGCCCCGCCGCTGCTGGACGCCGAGCCCGCGCGAGGTGCGGGCGGCCGGGGCGGGGACCATTCGGCTGTGTCCGTGGGCATCCGCCGGGTCTCCAACGAGTCGGCGGCTCCGCTGGTCCCCGCGGCCCCGCAGCCCGAGGCGGACAACCTGACGCTGCGGTACAGGTCCCTAGTGTACCAGCTGAACTTCGACCAGACGCTGAGGAATGTAGATAAGGCCGGCTCCTGGATCCCTCGAGAGCTGGTGCTGGTGGTCCAGGTGCATAACCGGCCCGATTACCTCAGACTGCTGCTGGACTCCCTCCGGAAAGCCCAGGGCATCGACAGCGTCCTCGTCATCTTTAGCCATGACTTCTGGTCGACAGAAATCAATCAACTGATCGCTGGGGTGGATTTCTGTCCGGTTCTGCAGGTGTTCTTTCCTTTCAGCATTCAGTTGTACCCCAACGAGTTTCCAGGCAGCGACCCCAGAGATTGCCCCCGAGACCTGGAGAAGAATGCAGCTTTGAAGATGGGATGCATTAATGCTGAGTATCCCGACTCCTTTGGCCATTATAGAGAGGCCAAGTTCTCCCAAACCAAACACCATTGGTGGTGGAAGCTGCATTTTGTATGGGAAAGGGTCAAAGTTCTTCGAGACTATGCTGGCCTCATACTTTTCCTAGAGGAGGATCACTACTTAGCCCCAGACTTTTACCACGTCTTCAAAAAGATGTGGAAGTTAAAGCAGCAAGAGTGTCCTGAGTGTGATGTTCTCTCCCTGGGGACCTATACGGCCAGTCGCAGTTTCCATGGCATTGCTGACAAGGTAGACGTGAAAACTTGGAAATCCACAGAGCACAATATGGGTCTAGCCTTGACCCGGGATGCGTATCAGAAGTTGATTGAGTGCACAGACACTTTCTGTACTTACGATGATTATAACTGGGACTGGACTCTTCAATATTTAACTGTATCCTGTCTTCCAAAATTCTGGAAAGTGCTGGTTCCTCAAGTTCCTAGGATATTTCATGCTGGAGACTGTGGTATGCACCACAAGAAAACCTGTAGACCATCCACCCAGAGTGCCCAAATTGAGTCACTCTTAAATAATAACAAACAGTACTTGTTTCCAGACACTCTAACTATCAGTGAGAAGTTTGTGGCAGCCATTTCCCCACCTAGGAAAAATGGAGGGTGGGGAGATATTAGGGACCATGAACTCTGTAAAAGTTATAGAAGACTGCAGTGAAAAATCACAattacaaaagcaaaagtgacagTCTTCTATTTTTTGATATTTGTCCAAACAGGATAAACAATTGAATAAAAAGGGTTTAGGAACTGGTTTCTGctttaatacaaaaaaacaaaaacaaaaaaacaattcttgTAAAAGATGTCCAAATATAgtaatcttttccttctctgtctgacaaaaatttaaacagaagttttcatttcagGAGTTGGGTTTTAAAGTTCAATCTGTATCAGCTAAAGGTAATCATTGTTAACTggtaaaagaaaagaggagaaattttatttaaattgcatctCTTAATCTTTTTATCTGGAACTTTGTACACTTTTCCActttcaaaacttattttaagtacagcaaactttatttaaaattgtcaTAACAGTAAAAAGTATTACAATAGAATCATTAGAGTATTAATGGAGCAAGCCCAATTTCACTCGACACGGTTACTAGGAAGGGTTTGCTTCGCTGGTTTTATAATTCAAAAGTTATGTTTGTTAAACACCCTATCCGAACAGACATTTTCAGTATTACAGATTCCTGTATTATTGTGTTAAGATTTGCCTGTGCTTTGGAACCTTCATAGAACACACTTTCTTTTGGAATGTATTTGATAAGAAAGTTGAAACACTGTTTTCACCTCAATGTAGAAatacagtgggtttttttttttcttttagtgctgccaaaataaaataactcatttttgcATAAAAAGTTCCTAATCATTTTGTAGAAGAAATTTTGTTTACTCTTTACACCAAAATTCAGTAAAGgcattctagaagttttatagtttgcatTATATCTTCATATGAACCCTTTGTACATCATACAACTGAATTTGAATTAAAGAAAACCCCACTCTTGACAATGCATTCCCTTTGGAAGAAACTGGCTTTCAAATTAGCCAAGCATAGCCAATGAACAATAAAAAGCTGCCTTGTAAGTGAAATACAGCCTAAATTGTTCTCGAGAACCAGCAATGATAGAAAGTTCAGTCATGCTACAGTGAAACATGTTCTAGTGCCGGCTTTATTTTAACTgaaatcatactttttaaaaaggcacacaCAATAATAGGAAACAGGCTTAAAATTTATTCTATATTTAATGTGGAAGTTTCTCTTAACAGTATATAATTGCATTCAACCAGAAATCACTCAAAGATTAATTTCTGTTTAGATATGACATCATTTCAACCCCAGGGAAATTATGTATTAAATGGacagttttgaaattatttcatcaaattttaagAGTCATTATGGCGGAAAAATGCGTACAGTCATTTTAGGTGGACCAAATAGTTCTCTTACTTTATGTGCTACCTTTATATTACCCTCATAGCCCAATCTGGTTCCAGATTTTAGAGGggttataaatataaatcaggATGAATTGCCAGGTTTTGTACTACCTTTTGGTGCTCTGATCTGACTTTCCCCAGTTCAAAGGACTAAAGAGATTAGGTAATTTCCAGGACTAAGGTAGGGCCAGACCTTTGAATTAGTATCTTTTTTTGAAACATAGATAAATCAGCTCATGGCCTTGGTGTCAGCAATTAGATCAACAAATACTTTCCTTTCTACATTCATgctgtattaaaaatttttgtgagaaaaaaatttattcgGATTTTCTCCTGGCCTCCAATAAAAAGATTATTCCACCAAACTAATAATTTAAGATACATTATCTGCTACCCTTTTTGAGATATTGCAAGAAAAACTAACTAGAAACCACTGGctgttttgtttccatgtaataCAGCAAAGACAGTTTTCCTATGGGAACAAATTCccagattttttattattctaatatTAGTAAATGTAGGCTGGCTTCCTGGCTGCATCAGTTGGAGTATGTGACTCTCAATATCGGGGTTAtcaattcaagccccacgtttgggtgtagggattacttaaaagcttttaaaaatattcataaatgtatTCTGTAAGACCAAGAAATGTCTTAATACTGCAATAGTAACTTCcaaaaacaccttttaaaaagttcagttTTCAAAAGTATCACTATATCACCTGTATTTTGTGTGTGACAGACATGAGAAGAGTAAAATACAGAGTTGAAGCAAAAATACTAAATTTCATTCAGTGTATTTGTATTGTAATTGTTTGGATCATTAATATTGGTTGGTAAACTTCTAAGAATCTCTGTTTCAAACATAAATATGTTCTATTTAGTGAAACTTATAAACGCATAGTTTTGAGATTCtatcccaccacacacacatagtgATTAATTTCCAGTTAATTGcattcttgagaatttttgtaaCAGACACAACTTAgtgaatatttactttaaaactttattaaaagttATGGTaaagaagccaaaaacaaacagaagcaaaTATATACAGGTTGTATTAAAACTATATGTTTACTAACCCTCCATTAGAAAAAGTACACATCTATCAGAGGAATCACAAAAATCACCATAATTAAGGAAACTCTGTATAAATTATACATGCAAAAAATATCGCCAGTTTCCCCATTAgaatcaaaattgaaaattttaattttatactttcttaaGTACTTTGTTTTACAATAATagttaacagaaaaataatctaAGTCCAAAAAACTTTACTCTTaacttttaaattctaaaattatatagaaTTAATCCAAGTCATACAGCAAAGAATTATGAAAACTGAATGCACATTGAGTCACATGATCTTTAATAAACTGCACACTACCATCCTGCATATTGGTTTCTTTTATGTTGTCAAGACCAGGTAAATTGTGAACTGTTGTTTCGTTTAGTAATGATTGATGGTCTCCATgtaattctttctcttctgttatcACTGGttcttttaaattatctttttcctCATTTGAGTAAAcgggacttttttcttttataaattcagGTTCCATTTTTGACTCAGGTTGCTGAGACTTTCCAAATAGCATATGAGAAACATCAAGAGACTCTTGTTGCAAGCATACAACTGAACCACAACTGTCTGTTTCTAGTACTTTAACTGCCACAGATGAATCAGAATCAGTTGTTGAGGCGGTAGGatgttctatattttctttttcagttacaGGACTTCCTTCAttgactttttcttccttttcatgaaGCTGCTCAGAGTTACTACATTCTTGCAACTAGGTcaagagaaacaataaattaagaattctttgaaacaaatagaaaattaaattgtaGTACTCTCTgggtatagatttttttttttcattgtgaggGAACAACCCTTGCAGAACTGCGGATTTCCAGGCTTCCCCCTCAAAGTCATCTTCCAAATGCTgccagttattttttaataatgcagACAATGCAAACTTGGCATTAATTCTTGATTAATTCCTTCCAGTGACTCCTCATCTCCTTCAAGATAAAATAATCCTGGCCTACCAACCCTTTAGTAGTCTTTCTAATAAGGTCATTCTTGAATTTCTTGAGTTTTCTTGAATTTCTGTGATTCTTTAGATCCACTCCCTCCCCACATTCATATATAAATTAACTGTGCTAGTTACTAAATTATCTCCGTGTCCAATATTGAAGACTAAAAATAACCAAACtaggggtacgtgggtggctcagtgggttaaaggt
This region of Lynx canadensis isolate LIC74 chromosome B3, mLynCan4.pri.v2, whole genome shotgun sequence genomic DNA includes:
- the RPL36AL gene encoding 60S ribosomal protein L36a-like, which translates into the protein MVNVPKTRRTFCKKCGKHQPHKVTQYKKGKDSLYAQGKRRYDRKQSGYGGQTKPIFRKKAKTTKKIVLRLECVEPNCRSKRMLAIKRCKHFELGGDKKRKGQVIQF
- the MGAT2 gene encoding alpha-1,6-mannosyl-glycoprotein 2-beta-N-acetylglucosaminyltransferase, which translates into the protein MRFRIYKRKVLILTLVVAACGFVLWSSNGRQRKNEALAPPLLDAEPARGAGGRGGDHSAVSVGIRRVSNESAAPLVPAAPQPEADNLTLRYRSLVYQLNFDQTLRNVDKAGSWIPRELVLVVQVHNRPDYLRLLLDSLRKAQGIDSVLVIFSHDFWSTEINQLIAGVDFCPVLQVFFPFSIQLYPNEFPGSDPRDCPRDLEKNAALKMGCINAEYPDSFGHYREAKFSQTKHHWWWKLHFVWERVKVLRDYAGLILFLEEDHYLAPDFYHVFKKMWKLKQQECPECDVLSLGTYTASRSFHGIADKVDVKTWKSTEHNMGLALTRDAYQKLIECTDTFCTYDDYNWDWTLQYLTVSCLPKFWKVLVPQVPRIFHAGDCGMHHKKTCRPSTQSAQIESLLNNNKQYLFPDTLTISEKFVAAISPPRKNGGWGDIRDHELCKSYRRLQ